The proteins below come from a single Mucilaginibacter mali genomic window:
- a CDS encoding PAS domain-containing hybrid sensor histidine kinase/response regulator yields the protein MYTLTGVFLLANENRTSGFMLAGFALLLVALAGFMLYKKLKRLREEPEEDDDEPESEPIAPAQPAVKFTAAAPAPEPELIAPPPPSIPAPAPVITAIPMKAPAEEPVRMPEPVYHQNGVVNADSNKELSAILNSLTDIIFEYDEHKVCLNLWYNKAAKFAVDLEIFRGKTVTDVLGAEKAKTINDALDFVAANGVATTIEFSSFFGSGKWFQSHISPVFDEKGRLTGNTTSLVTDITELKKHAIALKAKQQQLLEAQKVARLGDWVYDLEHKQTTWSENLYALLEIDSLPKGQNHFEYYISRVQADDRRAVYQFFADVSGNNHHDNQHKILTAKNNLRYFRITRGDAVKNDKGQVIRVTGVIQDITENRVIERTIKKTQLELREAQTIAKIGNWKWYPGQRDIAWSPEVYYIYGVDPNTVKAGYSHFKLLLKYVHPSDKGILLGFLKNPINLRRSSYEFRIITPAGKIKFLSLVITKVKYDEQGCVRSVIGTLQDISDRKNAEINIQQTEDNYKQVLEGIKLAAITLDKSGNIVYCNKFLANLLGYRQDEVVGLNWYANFIPDNLRSVFKDWYVNHHIKSHYVNPIICHNGEQRVISWQNTTIYDENGHIKQTTSIGEDITDQQKDRQLLINAKEQAEKSSHFKSEFLSTMSHEIRTPMNAVIGTTNLLLEENPRADQLPYLNSLKFSGENLLGIIDDILDYNKIEAGKLELNKVALNLNTLINNIRQSFQVRVMEKKLDLIVEVDQLIPKNLLGDPIRISQILNNLISNAVKFTHKGSITILVREETRNGNKIKINFTVADTGIGIDPQNLEKIFEPFVQENNLRENYGGTGLGLAIIKRLVELHGSRIKASSALGKGTQFNFTIEFEYTAEPVSKPQLNPVQKMQEGDLTGMKVLVVDDNKMNILIASRFLNKWNVTISEANNGLVATEMAAQNSYDLIIMDLQMPVMDGFEATKAIKQTQPDLPIIALTADAMPETYTKAHECGMDDYLTKPFMPEILFEKVSKHYKIPVVD from the coding sequence ATGTATACGCTGACAGGGGTCTTTTTGCTCGCCAATGAAAACAGAACCTCCGGCTTTATGCTGGCAGGCTTTGCTTTGTTATTGGTAGCCTTAGCCGGCTTTATGCTATACAAAAAGCTAAAGCGCCTGCGCGAAGAACCTGAAGAAGACGATGATGAACCCGAAAGCGAACCCATTGCCCCGGCACAACCGGCTGTAAAATTTACGGCAGCAGCCCCAGCGCCGGAGCCTGAGTTAATTGCCCCGCCCCCACCGTCAATACCTGCGCCGGCACCTGTTATAACGGCAATACCTATGAAGGCACCTGCCGAAGAGCCTGTACGGATGCCCGAACCGGTCTATCATCAAAACGGTGTGGTAAATGCAGACAGCAACAAGGAATTATCGGCCATACTTAATTCGTTAACCGATATTATTTTTGAGTACGACGAGCATAAGGTTTGCCTTAACCTTTGGTACAATAAGGCTGCTAAGTTTGCCGTCGACCTGGAAATATTTCGCGGTAAAACAGTTACCGATGTGCTGGGCGCCGAAAAGGCAAAAACCATTAACGACGCGCTGGACTTTGTAGCCGCCAATGGTGTAGCTACTACTATCGAGTTTTCATCGTTCTTTGGTTCGGGCAAGTGGTTCCAATCGCACATCAGTCCGGTGTTTGATGAGAAGGGACGGCTTACGGGCAACACCACATCATTGGTAACAGATATTACCGAACTAAAAAAGCACGCTATAGCGTTAAAGGCCAAGCAGCAGCAATTGCTGGAAGCCCAAAAAGTTGCCCGACTGGGCGACTGGGTGTACGACCTGGAACATAAGCAAACTACGTGGTCGGAGAATTTGTATGCCTTACTGGAGATAGACAGCCTGCCCAAAGGGCAAAATCACTTTGAATATTACATCAGCCGTGTGCAGGCCGATGACCGCCGGGCGGTTTACCAGTTCTTCGCGGATGTATCGGGCAATAACCACCACGATAATCAGCATAAGATATTAACCGCCAAAAACAACCTGCGCTATTTCCGCATCACCCGTGGCGATGCTGTTAAGAACGATAAAGGGCAGGTGATACGCGTTACCGGGGTGATACAGGATATTACCGAAAACCGGGTGATTGAGCGTACCATTAAAAAAACACAGCTTGAATTGCGCGAAGCACAAACAATAGCCAAAATTGGTAACTGGAAATGGTACCCGGGCCAGCGGGACATTGCATGGTCGCCCGAGGTGTATTATATATATGGTGTAGACCCAAACACTGTTAAAGCAGGCTACAGCCACTTTAAATTACTGCTTAAGTATGTGCACCCAAGCGATAAGGGCATATTATTAGGCTTCCTGAAAAACCCTATCAATTTACGCCGTTCATCGTACGAATTCCGGATCATCACGCCTGCCGGTAAGATCAAATTCCTGAGCTTGGTGATCACCAAGGTTAAATATGATGAACAAGGCTGTGTACGTAGTGTAATAGGCACTTTACAGGATATATCCGACCGTAAAAATGCCGAAATTAATATCCAGCAAACCGAAGATAACTACAAGCAGGTGCTGGAGGGTATTAAACTGGCAGCCATAACGCTTGATAAAAGCGGGAATATCGTTTACTGCAACAAGTTTTTGGCCAACCTGCTGGGTTACCGGCAGGACGAAGTGGTGGGCCTTAACTGGTACGCTAATTTTATCCCGGATAATTTAAGGTCGGTTTTTAAGGATTGGTACGTAAACCATCACATCAAATCGCACTATGTTAACCCCATCATATGCCATAACGGAGAGCAACGGGTCATCAGCTGGCAAAACACCACCATTTACGACGAGAACGGCCATATTAAACAAACCACCAGCATTGGCGAAGATATAACCGATCAGCAAAAAGACCGGCAATTACTTATTAATGCAAAAGAGCAGGCAGAAAAGTCATCGCATTTTAAATCGGAATTTCTGAGCACCATGAGCCATGAGATCCGCACCCCGATGAATGCGGTAATTGGCACTACTAACCTGCTGCTGGAGGAAAACCCGCGCGCCGATCAGCTGCCTTACCTGAACAGCCTTAAATTTTCGGGCGAGAACCTGCTGGGCATTATCGACGATATACTTGATTACAATAAGATAGAGGCCGGCAAACTGGAATTGAACAAGGTGGCCCTTAACCTTAACACCCTGATCAATAATATCAGGCAATCGTTCCAGGTGCGGGTGATGGAGAAAAAACTGGACCTTATTGTAGAGGTAGACCAGCTGATTCCCAAAAACCTGCTTGGCGATCCGATCCGTATCAGCCAGATATTAAATAACCTCATCAGCAACGCGGTTAAATTTACCCATAAGGGTAGCATTACCATATTGGTGCGCGAGGAAACCCGCAATGGCAATAAAATAAAGATCAACTTCACCGTTGCCGATACGGGTATAGGGATAGATCCGCAAAACCTGGAGAAAATATTTGAACCTTTTGTGCAGGAAAACAACCTTAGGGAAAACTATGGTGGCACAGGCTTAGGCTTGGCCATTATCAAGCGCCTGGTTGAACTGCATGGCAGCCGGATAAAGGCAAGCAGCGCCCTGGGTAAAGGCACGCAGTTTAACTTCACTATCGAATTTGAATATACCGCCGAACCGGTGAGTAAACCGCAGCTAAACCCGGTACAAAAAATGCAGGAGGGCGACCTTACCGGCATGAAGGTACTGGTGGTTGACGATAATAAAATGAATATCCTGATAGCCAGTCGCTTCCTTAATAAATGGAACGTCACCATCAGCGAGGCTAATAATGGCCTGGTAGCTACCGAAATGGCCGCCCAAAACAGTTACGACCTCATTATTATGGACCTGCAAATGCCGGTAATGGATGGCTTTGAGGCCACTAAAGCAATTAAACAAACGCAACCCGATCTGCCTATCATCGCCCTAACCGCCGATGCCATGCCCGAAACTTACACCAAAGCCCACGAATGCGGCATGGACGATTACCTGACCAAACCCTTTATGCCCGAGATACTGTTTGAAAAAGTATCCAAGCATTATAAGATACCGGTTGTGGATTAG
- a CDS encoding ABC transporter permease — translation MIFLKLFRESFIFAFDALRQNKLRTMLSLLGVTIGIFVIIFVFSAVDTLRNNLQTSVNKLGSNSIYIQKFPWMMDGDSPWWKYLQRPSPNLRDYQKLSDRSQTALGVTYQIYIDNRTVKYKSNFVENARISAASHDYYLTRVFDLQAGRYFTETESRAGSPVVLVGADVATGLFPYEDPIGKRIKVMGRYVTIIGVFAKEGDSMIGMTNDQQILMPVNYARNVIDIQSDRYNAQVVVKGKNGITEGEVESELKGLMRSIRMLRPGEEDNFALNKATILSNGLDQLFGFINVAGWIIGGFSILVGGFGIANIMFVSVKERTNIIGIQKSLGAKNYFIMLQFLIEAIILCLLGGLIGLGMVYLLTIGVKAAADVQIVLDVSNMILGISISVSIGIISGIIPAWFASKLDPVEAIRTN, via the coding sequence ATGATATTTTTAAAACTCTTTAGGGAAAGCTTCATATTCGCGTTCGACGCGCTGCGTCAGAATAAGTTGCGCACCATGTTATCCCTGTTGGGGGTAACCATCGGTATTTTTGTAATTATCTTCGTTTTTTCGGCGGTAGATACGCTGCGTAACAACCTGCAAACCAGCGTAAACAAGTTGGGTAGCAATAGTATCTATATTCAAAAATTTCCGTGGATGATGGATGGCGACTCGCCCTGGTGGAAATACCTGCAGCGCCCCAGCCCTAATCTACGCGATTACCAAAAGCTAAGCGACCGCTCACAGACCGCCCTTGGTGTAACCTACCAGATCTATATCGATAACCGCACCGTAAAATATAAAAGTAATTTTGTGGAGAATGCCCGCATCAGCGCTGCCAGCCACGATTATTATCTTACCCGCGTCTTCGATCTGCAGGCCGGGCGTTACTTTACAGAGACCGAATCGCGCGCGGGGTCCCCGGTGGTTTTAGTAGGTGCCGATGTAGCCACAGGGTTATTCCCTTACGAAGACCCGATAGGAAAGCGTATAAAGGTGATGGGGCGCTATGTAACCATTATCGGCGTGTTTGCCAAAGAGGGTGATAGCATGATCGGTATGACCAACGACCAGCAGATCCTGATGCCGGTTAACTACGCCCGCAACGTTATTGATATACAAAGCGACCGTTACAACGCCCAGGTAGTGGTAAAAGGCAAAAACGGCATCACCGAAGGCGAGGTGGAAAGCGAATTGAAGGGCCTGATGCGCTCTATCCGCATGCTGCGCCCCGGCGAAGAAGATAACTTCGCGCTTAATAAAGCTACTATCCTTTCAAATGGGTTGGATCAGTTATTCGGTTTTATCAACGTAGCCGGGTGGATCATCGGTGGTTTTTCCATATTGGTAGGTGGCTTCGGTATTGCCAATATCATGTTCGTATCGGTTAAGGAGCGTACCAATATCATTGGTATCCAAAAATCACTGGGCGCAAAGAACTACTTTATCATGCTGCAGTTTTTAATTGAAGCAATTATACTTTGCTTGCTGGGCGGCCTGATAGGTTTAGGTATGGTTTACCTGCTCACCATAGGGGTTAAGGCCGCGGCTGATGTGCAGATCGTCCTCGATGTCAGCAACATGATCCTTGGAATTAGTATATCAGTAAGCATCGGCATTATATCAGGCATTATACCAGCCTGGTTCGCCTCAAAACTCGACCCTGTAGAAGCTATCCGAACCAATTAG